A stretch of DNA from Triticum dicoccoides isolate Atlit2015 ecotype Zavitan chromosome 2A, WEW_v2.0, whole genome shotgun sequence:
GGTGTTCGTGCAGTAGGTTACATCTTACACATTTTTTTCTGGTGAACTATTATCTACTCGACGATAAATTATGGCTAACATGCATTTAATTATACTGTTGTCCGAAGGTGTATTCAAATGGCAATACAAGTTATGGCTACAATGCTGCCAACGGCTACTACGACGTCTTTATGGCTTCTGGAATATTGAACAACAGGTTAGTGAAACAATAGTGAAAGGTTTTCTAAGATAATCCTATATCTCTAGAACTAAAAACCAATTAATAATGTTGAATGGCATTACTAACTTTATATTTTGTTTGTCCTGCACAAATTTAGCACCTTCTGAGGTGTTGCCAAGAGCATGTTGTTGAACATGGAGGGTTAGAGCTAAGAAATACTTGCAGGCTGCCAATGTATTAATGGTTAGGCATTTTTGGATTTGTCATGTTTACATGTTTACCAGGATAACCATAGCGGCTTCATTGCATCATACCCGAAACTGAGATCTTTGGGACGGTGCCAGGTGCTACTAGACCAGTAGATACAATTAATGATTATCTGTCCAGGCGGCTCTCACATCATCCTATGCTAGCTCCTCGACTTGGACAACAACAATTGTTTATCAAGTCTACTCAGCCATCGCCATGTGATTGTTAGTAAATCAAGCATTCTTTTCAAGAATATTGTTCCAAGTACGTGAGAATAATGTCCCGGGTTCAAGAAAATAGTAATTATCCATGTCAATTTTTAAAATATAAGATGCGTCTTTGGATATAATTGCTCAAGGTAGCTGAATAAAACTTGCAATCACCATAACTCAGTCTCGATGTGCAACTTTTAGATGGAGTTAATAGTTTGTTACTTATTGGAGTAGCCATTTTCACTTACACAGTAGAAAGTAAGTGGAATGTGAAATCAACTGTTAAATTTGCTTTGTGTGCTTCTACTAAAGATGGAAAGTGAGAGATATTGCTACCTTGGTTCCATACAAGACTTATTAGTCGGCTTGAACCCCTTCTTTTTCTTGCTAATTTGGACAGAACTCCAAGCTCTTCAGACGCCCATAAATCCTCCTCTCTCATCCGAGGATTGCAAGGAATCCTTGGTTGTTATACCCTAACCTCCCTATGTAATTCTTGGGTTCTCTATGCTAGGTGTGCGTCCTGTTGGTGCTGCTGCATGGGTCGCGGGGGAGGATGATCCAAAGTTCCTGTGGTGGAGGGTGGAATTGCTCTAGCGGGAGAAGGGCAGATGTGTCTTGCATTACTGCTGGGACGTCGCGGGCGTGTCTCACATCGCAGCCATGGTGGGGTTGTTTACACACAATTGGCAGTCCTGCccatggttttcactttcagtgagatttcggtgaaattcactgaatttcagTAATTTCAGCAGACACTGAAATATTACGTTTCGGCCAAAATATTTTAGCAATTTCAATATAGCACAACAATTccaatatttttcaattttttttaaattttttcaaatttttaaTTGAATTCAAGTGAATATTTCGGTCATTTGGCTGAAATGGAAACTGAAATCACTGAAATACACTGAATTTCAGTGATTTCGGTTGGTGCTGAAATTTTTCTCaaactgaaattgaaaaccatGGTCCTacctaagacttgggggctacatatgggcGAGTGAGATTTttttcctcccgttgcaacgcacgggcatctgtgctagtaataataataataataataataaagcacggattgactttgtcgggttcaccaTCACAATACGCTTCTACCCGTAAGTTTACGCTTTCACTTTGAATTTAAAACGTGtatgcgaggtggtactaaaaaacTGTTCATTGGTCGCGTACGTCAATTCGTATAAGTCGCCGTTTCGTCCCTCCGGCTCGCTCGACTGGGCCGTGTTGATCGTTCCTGTCAACCGCGTGATGGGGCCTGGTCAAAAGGAAAAAGAAATGCAAAAAATACTTCACGTGAGTTTCAAACCCACGACCAAGGCCCCGGGGATGCAGCCGCAGATGCTGATCATCTCCTGCGGGGGCACGCGGAAGCTgctgaaccaggaggaggtggcggcggcggcgacagagcTCGGGTTCAACGTGACGGTGGCGGAGGCAGGGGCGTTCGTGGCGCTGGTGAACGCGGCGGACGTGCTGCTGGCGGTGCACAGGGCCGGGCTGACGAACCAGATCTTCCAGCCGACGCAGGCGGTGGTGCTGCAGATCGTGCCGTGGGGGAACATGGACTGGATGGCCACCAACTTCTACGGGCAGCCGGCGCGGGACATGCAGCTCCGGTACGTGGAGTACTATGTCGACGAGGAGGAGACGAGCCTCAAGGACAAGTACCCGAGGGAGCACCTGGTGTTCAGCGACCCCAAGGCGCTGCACAAGCAGGGGTGGCAGGCGCTCGCCGAGACCATCATGAAGCAGGACGTGAAGGTGAACCTCGCCAGGTTCCGCCCCTTCCTGCTCCAGGCCATCGACAAGCTGCAGGAgtagcggcggcggcgccgtcgtcTCTGTTGTCATCCCCGGCTCATACGTACACATGAAAAACTGATGCGTACAAACCTAGCCGACCGTCGTGGACACCGGTTAATCCTATTTGGTGATTGTAGGAAAGTGACGATCTTTCAAGCCAACAACCAGGggcatgagttcacgtcttcaggtATGTATATGCACATGATCGTGTAAAGTAGATGTTTATACATCTCCTGCCCAGTTTGATATTTGGTCTCTCATACTAGGAGTCGTTAATAAGCTTAAACTAATGAGATGGAACGATATTGCTTTCTGGGCAGCGATAGGCATCTGACTACTGATGCCCAGCCTCCCATCAAACCATTCATGAGCCCTACGATTAATCTAATCTGATGCGTTCGCTGCCCCCTTTAAAACGAGCTTGGGTAGTTATTTCTCGTACGTACAGAATCCAGCCTACATAAATTGCTTCGACAAATCATGCACTTTAGTGGGCCGGCCGTTAAGTGGGCCTCTAATTACATGTAATTATTTGGCGATATGCAACCTTCGATTTAGTACCATGCCACTTACAGATTTTAGGTAGGTTGCTCTAGGAAGCGAAACTTTTAACCAACACCAAATCTGCATCAGATGCACGTGCTTCTACCTCTGTTTGTAATTCATTTATGTTTGCGTTGATTGGTGAATTTGCTTATGCGGTGAATATCTTCTTCGATTTATTTGAATCTTTTTCCTATCTAAGATTATATTATGTTTCAGAAACATCACAATCTTGCTCTCATCGACCATAGTAATGGAGAATTGCTTCAAATATGCTTCCGTCAGAAATGAAAAATTATTTCACATGTATCAGTAGCATCACGATCTTGCTTCCACCGACTAGAGAATTGCTTCGAACCTTCTTCcattaaaaatgaaaaataatccaTATGTTTCGGAAGCATCACGATATTGCTTCCATCGACAAGACGACTGTTTCAAATCTTCTTCTGTCAAAAAAGAAAAATATTCCACATGTTTTGGAAGCATGACGATCTTGCTTCTATCGACTAGAGAATTGCTTCGAACCTTCTTCTCTTAAAAAGGAAAAATAATCCACATGTTTTGGAAGCATCACGATCTTGCTTCCATCGACAAGACGATTGTTTCAAACCTTCTTCTATCAGAAAAGAAAAATACACATGTTTTGGAAGCATCACGATCTTGTCTCCATGGACTAGAGAATTGCTCCCAATAAAATGTTATTTTGCTTCCATTATAGAGAAACATATTTCATCATAATTACACATGGTTCATATGAATTCTTGGTTAGTTTACAAAGAGAGAAAAAGGTCTACTGCCAAGTAAAGTCAAATTGCTTCCATACATCGAATTTCGCTAATTCAAATGTGACCTAGGCATCGTGGTTGAAGGCGTGATCCACGACGCGGGCAGGTAGAAGCTGGGGTGCCCCTGCCGAAGCCCCTTGATCTTGTTTGCCATGCCGTCCTTGATATTGTATTCCCTGACAGCCCCGAAGCAACTGAGTCGTGGAGGAAGTAAGACGGTGACAAATCTGCATCCAAGTAAGAGTATCAATTGTTTGCATCGTGCAGTTTTGAACTGTGAAATTAACAAGAAATAATACAAATCAATAGATAGTGCAGCAGGATTGTTGGCCTTTCTGAGACATGCATTATGGCCATGAGATATGGGAACGGGAGACGAGGAAGGTCGCTGATGTGCAGCCTCGTTGAACCGGTGGTGGAGGCAACAGTGGTGGCCGGCATCTAGCAATTTATCAGATTGGATCTGCCGCTTGCCGGAGTGGTCACAGCGGCTGCCTTTGCGGAGGATGCGAACTGCTACAACCACCTCGTGCTGATCTGAACGACGAACCACTGCTCCAATCCCTAAGCAGTGCATGTCGCGGAAAGTATGGAGATGGACATGGGCGTGGCCAGAATGACAGGGAAGCGACCAATTATGGATCTGTTTTGGTTTCCCCACTAATCGTGGGTGCATGATTAACGGGCTAGTTGGCACCTTCCTTCCGTGATTAATGGGTGTGTGGGAGtggggagcgagggagagcttcTCAGCCATGCGATGGAAGCCGAATCGAGGGTATAGGATTGGTCTGATGATGGGAAACAATCAGACGTATGAGGGGAAGTGTTTCCCTTGCTTTTTTAAGCAGTTAATCACAGGAAGAAACTGTTTTGTGACTATCGGCATCGAATAGAAACGAATAACGTATCGATACTGGGAAAATGGATAATCAGGTGTCTCTAACAGGTGCTAGCATATATTGCTTGCATCTCAAGATGATCCGGTACACAGATTTCATTCTCGACAGTACGATGATCTTAATAGATCAATAACCTGTATGAGAAAAAATATGTTTGTTATTTTGATTATCATGATGATCGTCACTCTGTCAGGTACCAATGTATCTTTTGGACGTTGTATGTTTGTTATTTTGTCAGTATTATATATATTCTTGAACTTTATTATTCCTGACTACGATACATATAAATTCACTCGGTACAAAAATAGTGGTCTTGAAAATTTTGAGCACGCTATTGCCTGGGTTGATGATAGCTGAACAACTTTGTTGCCACTGCTTGCAACCATGCCATTGACCTCCCTCGGGGTCGCCCTTCTCAACTGTAATCTCTGCTTGCGCAAGTTAAGCTCCTCCTTAGCAACGGCCCATCTCGATGGTGGCCTTCTATAAAAGCACTAAACCCTACCACAAAGCCGGCTCTGTATCCCattattttttggttttcttttgttgCAACGCACGGGAGCATTACAGGTCCATGAATTATAAGTTGTGGGGAAGGGAGACCCGCGAAGCAGTGGGGCCGAAATTTGACAAATATATATATTTTTCAATCGAAATGTACTTTTCGCCCCAGGCCAAAATGGCCAAAATTTAGCCAAAATAATAATAGTTAAAAGGAAGGAGGATTGTGTGATCAAAAAATAAGGAAGGATTCAAACGGGTAAGATCCTTAAAAAGGAAGGATTGTATAAGGCTACTTAAATAAGAAGGAAGTTTGATTGTCGTTTGAATATTTatagaacattgctttggagggaaaGAAAATAGAAATGCGGCTCAAATATTTGACATTTTTATGTTGTATTTGTATATTAATTAATGAGTTATTTCTTTAAGAGCTTAGATTTATGATTGTGCTTGCCTGTTTGAAATATCAATTAATACTAGGAGCATTACAGGCCCATGAACTATAAGTTGTGGGGAAGGGTGACTCGCAAAGTGATGTGGCCGAAATTTCACCAAAATATATATTTTTCGGCCGAAAGGTTTCGGTACTTTCCGTCCCAGGCGAAAATGGCCAAAATTTAGCTGAAATCCGTTTtttaaccaaaaatcaaaacacagctcccgttgcaacgcacgagcatttgtGCTAGTATTATTAAATGACCTCAGATCGTACGGGTGGTCTGAAAGGAAAATATACTATTTCAGACCCGTACTCTTATCATCTGATAGTTAAGTCGTCGTGCGATCGCCATTATTACCTAGTACACGTACCTGTATGTACGAGCAGTGCTGGCCAGCAATGCTATTCACTAACAATGGACTTATCGTACTTCGTTAAATATTCTTATATGAAAATCCATTTGTTGTAGCATGATTATGTTTAGCGATGGACATTAGGGGGACACATATGGTCAATATATATGCTGTTTTTTTGGAAATGTCACAAGAATCAAATAAAATATAATTGAAGATGTTTACCGCACAAGAGCTAATATTATGTCAAAGAAATATCGCTTGTGCGCTAAAATATATATATTTAGATTCTATAGCCACCGGTGAGGCCAGCGGGGGCAACCCGTGTGGTTGTCGTTTGGGGGAAACCTGTGCGGCAAGCGTCACTGGTGAGGCCGGCGGGGCGGCGCACTAGGATGCTGCAGTATGAACGGACTAAGGATCTAACAGTATAATATTTTATTTGTTTTTCGGGGAGAAATGAACAACGAAACACGGCGCATGAACGCATGTATGCCACGAGACGTGCCATCGTGAGTCAATGGCGGCAGGTTTCCAGCATTCGTGCCTCCGATCTCCAAGCAGTCCAATCTCCAAGCACTGGACGCTGGACGCGCGCAGGTTGCCGACCGGCCTTGATCGCCGTGCGCCTCCCTCCACCGTTAGATGTCAGTCCACATCGCGTTTCATCGAGCGCGTGATACCAATACAGATCCGACAAATCCGGGGTAcattagtagaaaagggggcaattgtCCAGCCTGAGTCAGCCCATTAGTTCCGATTCAGTCTAGAATAAAGGGTGAGGGCAtgtcacgtggaggcccatctgtcccggttctggtttgaaccgggactaaagggtgagggcattagtaacgaccctttagtcccggttcaagaaccaggactaaaggcccttatgaaccgggacaaaaggccggttttctactagtggtaatgCGATATTACCCTTCCTATTCATACTACCTCCGTCATGTTTTATTAGTCTCCATCATATTTAGTGCCGTGTTATGACCAAAATTATAATAACTAATAGAATATAAGTTATACATAGCAAAAGTAATAACatacaaaactatgttcaaatacgaaaccAAAGATATAATTTGTCCTGACATGCATTaccattttattaattaaatctaCGGTCAAAGTTTAGCATAAAATACAAAGACGACCAATAAATCAAGACATAGGTATTAGCTTGCATTGTAAACCTTTGATGACATTTTATTTATTTTCAGTACAACCTGTTACGACGTACTTGAGAAAGTATGCATATCCTGTTGTTTTGATGTTTATAATATGGGAGTAACCTAAGAAACAATCGCCTAGAAATGAAGTTTGACTTGATTTCTTCATCCCTCAGCGGAGCACGGCATGTTCTTACACCAGTCGAGCCTTTTTCTATAGAATTATGGAAAGCCCAAGTGGTTGCAGTTGTACCTGTACCGCAAGAATAAGAAAACTTGCTATTCACTCAGTTTATCTTCCCGCCCACCCCCGTGCATCTCCATTAATTGGGCTTCCATGGCTCTCATGGGTTGTAGTGGGGTTGGGCGGCCGCCGCCAGCACAGATCGACGCGAGGCCACTGGTGGTCGTATGCCATTCGATGGGAAAGACCACATCAACCACGACCTACTGTCAAGAGAGCTCACCAGAAGGTCACCCCGCGCCGCCCACAGTCGTCCAGGAGCCAGAGCCGGAAGGTCCAGACCGGATCTTAGCCACACACCATGACATCCAGATCTCATGAAGCCGCCATGCCGCCACCGTGCCGCCAACACAGGTCACCACCGCTGGCACAAATGCCTGACGCCGCGCCACCGACCCACGCAAGCACGGCGCTGCCGCTTGCAGATGTCGTCCCGCGCTGCCTGGGAGGTACAAGCGAAGGGTGTAGGGTTGGGCGGTGGCGAGGAGATCCCCCTGTCGCTTGTGGGAGTGACATGGCACGTATGAAGTATCAAGCCGTAAACTAACCAATGTTCCAAGAAATAAACTAATATATTCTTACATATCTTCTCCCATGCACAAGAAGCTAGCATTCTTTTCCCTGCTTGGGTCAAACATTTGTACACCGACTGTTTTATTTCTTAAAAACACAGGAGAGGCATTCTTACTTTTGCTTTCCCAGCTTCAACAAGTTCCTCCCGATGTCCCACTTCCtccttagactagccacaatgggtagtaacatagagtagtaacatgccaatattactagtctatgttactacctctatagtggggagtaacatatatgttgTAACATGCAACATT
This window harbors:
- the LOC119352584 gene encoding beta-1,2-xylosyltransferease XAX1-like, yielding MGPGQKEKEMQKILHVSFKPTTKAPGMQPQMLIISCGGTRKLLNQEEVAAAATELGFNVTVAEAGAFVALVNAADVLLAVHRAGLTNQIFQPTQAVVLQIVPWGNMDWMATNFYGQPARDMQLRYVEYYVDEEETSLKDKYPREHLTIMKQDVKVNLARFRPFLLQAIDKLQE